The following DNA comes from Paraburkholderia phytofirmans PsJN.
GGCGGCGTTCTGCGGTTTGCGTTTGTCCTGAAAAATGGCTACAATCGCGGAGTCGCTGGGCGTGCGGCTTTTTATGTGCGGCTCAGGTGCGACCACCGGTAATAAGATGATGGGCGTTTAGCCCATTTTTTTTTGCCGCGCAGTTCTCAGTGGTTCGGCATCTCGGGTAGCACGAACGTGCGCCGGCTTAGGCGCGGCCCGCATTGGTTGTTTGCAAAACAAGCGGCAGGCTCGCTGCGCGAACATCTAAGAGGGCACTGTGCAACTGACGGAACTGATTGAAACCACGGTCGTGGGACTCGGCTACGAGCTCGTCGATCTCGAGCGCACCGGGCGCGGCATGTTGTGTATCTATATCGACCAGCCGGCCGGCATCGCGATCGAAGACTGCGAGAAAGTCACGCGTCAGCTCCAGCACGTTTTGACGGTCGAAAATATCGATTACGAGCGGCTTGAAGTATCGTCGCCGGGGCTCGACCGCCCGCTGAAAAAACTGGCGGATTTTGAACGCTTCGCAGGCAGCGAAGTGGTAATCACATTGAAAAAGCCATTGGACGGACGGAAATCGTACCGGGGCATCCTGCATGCTCCGCAAGGCGAGACGATCGGTCTGGAATTTGAAGGGAAGGAAGGCGCCGCGATGCTCGATTTCACGCTCGCGGATATCGATAAGGCACGCCTCGTTCCGAAGTTTGACTTTAGGAGCCGCAAACAATGAGTCGCGAAGTGTTGATGCTGGTGGATGCGCTGGCACGCGAGAAGAACGTCGACAAAGACGTGGTATTTGCCGCGCTCGAGGCGGCCCTCGCTTCGGCCTCCAAGAAACTCTTCGAAGAAGACGCGGATATTCGCGTCCAGATCGATCGTGAAAGCGGCGAACACGAAACGTTTCGACGCTGGAAAGTGGTGCCGGACGAAGCCGGTTTGCAGGAGCCGGATCAGGAAATCCTGCTGTTCGAAGCACGCGAACAGAAGCCCGAGATTCAGCTCGACGAGTTCATCGAGGAACCGGTGCCGTCGATCGAATTCGGCCGTATCGGCGCGCAGGCCGCCAAGCAGGTGATCCTGCAGAAGGTGCGCGACGCTGAACGCGAACAGATTCTGAACGACTTCCTCGAGCGCGGCGAGCACATCATGACCGGCTCGGTTAAGCGTCTCGACAAGGGCAATTTCATTGTCGAAACCGGCCGTGTCGAGGCGCTGCTGCGCCGCGATCAGCTGATTCCGAAGGAAAACCTGCGCGTGGGCGACCGCGTGCGTGCCTACATCGCAAAGGTCGATCGCACCGCGCGCGGTCCGCAGATCGAACTGTCGCGTACGGCTCCCGAATTCCTGATGAAGCTGTTCGAGATGGAAGTGCCGGAAATCGAACAGGGCCTGCTGGAAATCAAGGCGGCCGCGCGCGACCCGGGCGTGCGCGCGAAGATCGGCGTGGTTGCATACGACAAGCGCATCGATCCGATCGGCACGTGCGTCGGTATTCGCGGTTCGCGCGTGCAGGCGGTGCGTAACGAGCTCGGTGGCGAAAACGTCGACATCGTGCTATGGTCGGAGGATCCCGCACAGTTTGTGATCGGCGCGCTCGCGCCGGCAGCCGTCCAGTCGATCGTCGTCGATGAAGAAAAACATTCGATGGACGTCGTCGTAGACGAAAACGAACTGGCGGTCGCGATCGGCCGCAGCGGCCAGAACGTGCGTCTTGCCAGCGAACTCACCGGCTGGCAGATCAACATCATGACGCCGGACGAATCTGCGCAAAAGCAGAATCAGGAGCGCGGCGTATTGCGTGACCTGTTCATGGCGCGTCTCGATGTCGACGAAGAAGTCGCCGACATCCTGATCGACGAAGGCTTTACGAGCCTCGAAGAGATCGCTTATGTGCCGCTCAACGAAATGCTCGAAATCGAAGCATTCGACGAAGACACCGTTCACGAACTGCGTAACCGCTCGCGCGACGCGCTGTTGACGCAGGCAATCGCGAATGAAGAAAAGGTCGAAAATGTAGCACTCGACCTGAAGAGCCTGGACGGCATGGACGCCGACCTGCTCGCCAAGCTGGCCGAACATCAGATCCAGACGCGCGACGAACTCGCCGAGCTGGCTGTGGATGAACTGGTCGAGATGACCGGAATGGAAGAGGATGCCGCTAAGGCGTTGATCATGAAAGCACGTGAACACTGGTTCCAGTGAGAAATGACCATGGCGCACTAAATTGAAGCGGCCGTCAGGCCGCATGACCCGATGCTAACCGCAAGGAATCGGTCCTTGCATTAAGAGGAATGAATGGCGAGTAACAACGTAGCCCAATTTGCCGCGGAACTGAAAATGCCTGCAGGCGTGCTGCTTGAGCAGCTGCAGGCGGCGGGCGTCACAAAAGCGAGCGAAGACGACAGCTTGTCCGAAACGGACAAGGCGCGTCTGCTCGACCACTTGCGCAAGTCTCACGGCTCGACTGATGCTGACAAGCGCAAGATTACGCTGACGAAACGGCATACGTCGGAAATCAAGCAATCCGATGCGACGGGCAAAGCTCGCACCATTCAGGTCGAGGTGCGCAAGAAGCGCACTTTCGTCCGCCGCGACGAAACCTCCGCTGAAAACGGAGATGCATCGAATCATGTGGCCGAGGCCGACGTCGACGATCTGGAACTCCAGCGTCGTGAAGAGGAAGCTCGTCACGAAGCCGAGCTGCTCGAAAAGCAGGCTCAGGAGCTGAAGGCGCGTCAGGAACAACTCGAACGCGAAGAAG
Coding sequences within:
- the rimP gene encoding ribosome maturation factor RimP encodes the protein MQLTELIETTVVGLGYELVDLERTGRGMLCIYIDQPAGIAIEDCEKVTRQLQHVLTVENIDYERLEVSSPGLDRPLKKLADFERFAGSEVVITLKKPLDGRKSYRGILHAPQGETIGLEFEGKEGAAMLDFTLADIDKARLVPKFDFRSRKQ
- the nusA gene encoding transcription termination factor NusA, giving the protein MSREVLMLVDALAREKNVDKDVVFAALEAALASASKKLFEEDADIRVQIDRESGEHETFRRWKVVPDEAGLQEPDQEILLFEAREQKPEIQLDEFIEEPVPSIEFGRIGAQAAKQVILQKVRDAEREQILNDFLERGEHIMTGSVKRLDKGNFIVETGRVEALLRRDQLIPKENLRVGDRVRAYIAKVDRTARGPQIELSRTAPEFLMKLFEMEVPEIEQGLLEIKAAARDPGVRAKIGVVAYDKRIDPIGTCVGIRGSRVQAVRNELGGENVDIVLWSEDPAQFVIGALAPAAVQSIVVDEEKHSMDVVVDENELAVAIGRSGQNVRLASELTGWQINIMTPDESAQKQNQERGVLRDLFMARLDVDEEVADILIDEGFTSLEEIAYVPLNEMLEIEAFDEDTVHELRNRSRDALLTQAIANEEKVENVALDLKSLDGMDADLLAKLAEHQIQTRDELAELAVDELVEMTGMEEDAAKALIMKAREHWFQ